The stretch of DNA TTAGGATATTGACTCCGCTACCAATGGTGACATGATTCTCAAGAACCGCCTTACCAAGAATACAGTAACTCCCTATGTAATAACCTAATCCCAGTTCAGCCTCCGATTGAGAAAAAAAAGTGCCGAACCCAATATATCCATGGGAGGAACAGCGTTTTAGAGTCTGACAATAATATGCCACACGAAGATAACTGCCTGCCTTGCCAGGAACCAGCGCCAATAATTGAGCCTGGCCAGCAAATAGTGAAGACGATTGCGATAGTCGAAAAATCATGGCCAGCGGGAATGTGCAAATGAGAGCAAGGAGCTGTAATATTTTTTTCAATAACTCTTTCACCCGTGGTCTCCTACCAGCTTATGGTAAAGATTTTGATAGGCCGCAACCATCGACTCTTTTGCAAAAAGCTCTTGGACAATCTTTCTGTTTAGTGCGGAAACCGACTCATGATTCATTCGTAGAGCTCCAAGAATGCCTCTAGCAAGCCCTTCGCTTGCACTATCAAGGGAAATTACAAATCCATTGACTCCGCCTTGAACGGCCTCTCTCGCACCTCCAACATCTGTGACAACAACAGGCAGTCCGCATGCCAGATATTCAACTAACGCATTAGAAAAACTCTCCGAATGTGAAGCCAGGACACCCACATCCATATCCAAGAGAAGATCGGCAACATCCTCTCTCTTCCCAAGAAAGAAAACATATTTCGATAATGACAATTCGGAGGCCAACCGTTCAAGCCGTTTACGCTCTTGGCCCTCCCCGATAATTACGAAATAAACTGATGATATCTGGTCCGCAACTATTCTGGCTGCTCGCAGGAAAATTTCATGGCCCTTAACAGGCCTGAGGTTTGCCACGATGCAAACAAGTCGAGCACAATCTGGGGTATTATATTCCTTGCGGAGATTGACCTTCGCCTTACGGGACAAATCATAGTATTCTAACTCAATCCCATTCAGAATTACGGAAATTTTTTGCCCTGGAATTCCTTCTCGTTTCATAGCCCACTGCTTTGTGCTATGGGAATTCGCAATGAAATGGGTTGTCAAGCAATTCAAAAAACGAAGTTGAAGGAGTTCCAAAAGACCAATCCAATAACCCTGATTTCTTCTTGAGGAGATAACAGACTTTACACCAGCCAAACAACCAGCAACCACACCAATTTTGTTCGCATCCACGAAATAGGTCTGGACAATATCGATTCTTTCCTGCTTCAAATATCGTACAAATTTGAGAAGTTGCATGACGGAACGGAAACATCTTAGTGCCCCAAATTCAAGATCAATTAGGGGGCAGTCTTTAAATGTTTCCTTGAGCCAAGGGGAAGATCGAAGGACACAAAGATATGGTAAAAATTTACGTCTATCCAAATTACGTATGAGCAGCAGCAACTGCTTCTCCGTCCCTGCTGTCGGTGATTCAATTGTATCGATAACGAAGGCAATTTTAATCATACGTTGATCCATGGGTCTTGAGAAGTTTCATTCGAAATCTCTAAAAATAAATATTTCTTTTAAGAACCCCCACCCCAACGAAAAATGAATCCCAAAAAAAATCAACGGAAGAATAAATTTATATTGCCATCCGTTTCTCACGGAAATATCAGCGCTAAAATAAAGAATTAACCCAGCATAAAGTAAATACGGAAAAATAAACACGCCTGCTAAAACATTCGCAGTATCCGTTATAAAGACTCCCACGAAAACCATTATAATGGCAGCCAATCCAAGAACAAAAAATAAAGGCACAAGTTGGTTGAAAGTTAGCGCTTCAGGGTGCTTACGAACAAAACGCCTTCTCCCCTGCCCATAGCGGCATAATTGCCGGAATAGAGCGCTTAAAGATTCCCGAGGATAATATTGCACGGCAAGGGATGGCGCCGTGTAGCAAGTCAAGCCCGCCTTTTCGACCCGGTAGTTAAACTCCACATCCTCACAGGCATCAAATGTTTCATCAACATAGCCAACTTTCTCAAAAACATTTCTTCGATAAGCCGCACCATTGCTGGTTGGGCTGACAAAACCCTCATAATCACTGTATATGAATGAATCGCCACCGTGCCCTATTCGTGAAGCCCTGGCAAGCGCTACAGCTTTTTGAAAATCTGTGAGACCGGGAGGGTCCAGTGGTTGCGGCCTGCCGAGGCAGTCAGCCCCGGATTTTTCAAAACAATCCGCAATATTTCGAATTAACTGATTATTCGGCAGAAAACAATGCCCGTCAATGACCACAAAATATTCCCCGGAACCGGCTTTAAAGCCAATATTACGCCCTGCGCTTGATCGTTTCTTTGGATTTTCCAGCAATTTTATTTGCGAATGTTCGCGGGCCATACGCTGGACAATTTCCCTGGTGGCATCTTGGGACATTCCATCAACTACAATGATTTCCAAACGGTCCGCTGGATACTCCTGGGTAAGAAGCTGCCGCAATGTTCCTTCGATAAAACGTGCCTCATTATACACAGGCATAACAACAGTAACGACAGGAAAATTTGCCTTATCCGGCAATGCAGTTTTTTTCATATGGACAACAAAGTTCGATAAATACCCTGGAGATTAATTGATTGTTCCCCAAAACTAAATTCAGCCCTGACCCGATTGTATCCGGCCTCACCCATAACGCGCATTTTTTCCGGATCATCCAGACTTTTTGCAATGGCATTGGCCAGCAAATCAGAACGTTCTTTGTCCACCAAATATCCGTTTTCTCCGTCAACAACAAGCTCTGGAACACCTCCTACACTGGTCGCCAGAACAGGTTTTGCCAAGGCAAACGATTCAAGTATGACATTGGGAAGCCCCTCTGTTAAAGAGGGCAGAACCATAAGATCCATGGCCAGAAAAAACTCCTGAATATTCCTCTGAAACCCAGGGAAGCGGCATTTACCGTAAACGCCAAGCTTTTTCGCCTGCTCAATAAGGGCAGTATAACAGGGGCCATCACCGCAAAAAATAAAAACAGCCTCATTGCCTTCCTGATTCAATCTCGCCACGGCATCAACCAGGAAACGATGGCCTTTCTCTGGGCTCAGGCGGCCGGCCGCGACGACTATCTTCGCGTCAGAGGGAATATCGAACCGGGAATGTATTGCCTGTTTCGCAGCTTCAACCTGTGCATCATCCCTCGGCGGGACAACAACAGCATTGTGCACAACCCAACTTCGTCTCCCATCTACTCCAAAAGAGGCAAGTTTCTGCCTTTGTCCTTCGGAAACCGATATAATACCGTCAACTCTTTTTAAAACCTGCCTGTCAAGCCATTCATAAAAGGCGACTTTTTTGTTTTCCGCAGTATAACCCCGCGAAAAGGCAAGAACAGAGATTTTATTTTTCCGCCCGCAAAGCCACCCCATGACAGTCGCCTTATAACCGTGAACGCAGAGAATATCTATTTTATTTTTTTTGATAAAACTATCCAGTATGGATAAAGCCTTGAAGTCAATCGGACCAGCCATGGGGATGGCTTGAGTTGTAATGCCGACAACCGCAGCCTTTTCAAGAATTTCATTTTGTTCGCCTTCCATGAAAGAGGCGACAATGCCATAAAACTGTTCGGGATCCAAACGCTGAAGATGTTCAACTATTTGTTTCTCCGGTCCTCCATAAAAATTGGTGGCTATAAGGTGGCAAATCTTTATCGTCATTGTAATTGTTCGAAAAATCATTATGAGCGTGGCGTGCGGGCCCAATCATCCTTTTTAAACCCGATTAATCCAAGCATGGAAACAAACATCAGGTTAATAACCGTAACCGGGACTTGCATTAAGTAAAAAAATCTGCGCCAGGATAAACCAAACCGGTATATACCAACCACGAAATAGGCAATATACAAAAACGTTACAACAAGCGCGAAAATCAACAGAAAAGTTGAAAAATCTCCGGGTGCAAAAAAAACACATGCAATAGATACCAACACTGCCGCGCATAGCCCCAAAAGAAGAAGAGGTTTACTCAAAACAAGGAAAGACCAACCCGCATCAGCTACGGCCATATTTCTGTTTTTTACCCCCTCCAGTATCAGGTTGAAAGCTTCTTTTTTACCAAAACTCAGGTTGCCGCTGGCCCAACGGGTTCTCTGCACTTTGAGCTGTTCATGCGTTACCGGAAAAGGAGAAATTACCCGAACTTTTTTTAAAAATTTTATTGCATAGTTCGCCTTGATCAGAGACAAGCTGTATTCAATATCTTCTACGATCGAATGAGCATCCCATGGATACTTGCGCAAAACATCCGCCTTGATGGCCATTCCGGTTCCGCGAAGAATCACCGCCATGCCAAGCTGTGATTTAGGGGCATAAAATAATTCGTTCTCAATGAAATTCCCCACCGCGAGGGCATAACTCATCGGTGATTCATCAGGGTTTCCAACACAATAATTTATCTGTATAACCTCATCGCCTTGAGCTAAAACGACGGTAAGTTCCGCCAAAGTCCCCGCATCCAGCAGACAGTCCGCATCAACTACAAGTATTACATCAAAATCTTCCTGAAGAATACGGTCAAAAGCCCAAGCCAAGGCAAAGCCCTTTCCTTTATTGCTGTCATCAAATCTTTCAAAAACTGCAACGTCGTGTTTCCTCGCCATATCCGCAGTTTTATCCGTGCAATTATCGGCAACGACAAAAATTTGATATTTATCAGCAGGGTATTCCAAGCCTTTACAAGAGGAAAGGGTTGCTGCAATGACATCCTCTTCATTATGCGCAGGAATGACAATGGCAAATGTAATTTTTTTATTACCCTTTATCGTTTCATCCTTTGCCCGGGAAAAAGAGGCGAAAAGTAAAAACCAGTAATAGAGACAAACGACTGACAACAAAAAAAGGATAATGATACAAAAGAGTTGCAGCAGCATAGCTAATTAAGAAAATTCCTACTTATTTTGATTACTCTTATTTTCAAGCAGTGATTTGAACCCTATTAATATCATCAACCCCAAAACAAAAACAAGCCACCCGGAAAAATCGTGAAGAAACCCCTGTGCCACTCCTTCGCCGAACCTGTGCGCAAGGGCCGCAGTACCCGTTAATCGGATGATATTAGCCAGTACAGCAATCGGTGCAGCAGCAAGAAAAAGAAGCCATTTTTTTATGACGGTTCCTTTTGCCATATAGGCAAGAACCGCACTCAGCGCGAACATAGTCACAAGTGACCGCAGCCCCGAGCAGGCATCAACTACTTCGAGAGTTGTTTGAGCGAGATGCAAAACATTCCCCTCACGGAAAATAGGGATTCCCAAGGCAAGGATCACCTTTTCAGTAATTGCGGATGCAAAGAGCTGCATCGGAAAGGCAAATTTGTTCCAGATAATAGCGGGAACAGGAATCATAAAAAAAAGATAGACAAGAGGAAACCAAATCTTTTTTGCAAATTCTTTCCCTGCCAAAAAAAGAGCTGCCCCAAAAAGGACAACAATCATTGAAGTTCTTTGCAGGAAATATTCGGAACCTATTTTCGCAACAACAAGTTGCATGAGGCCGATGATTATCAGGACAAAGCCCCAATTTGTCGGGAGGATACGCCCCTTCTTAAGTTCATCTCGCATTTCATAAATAAGATATGCGGATATAAACGGAATGAAATAACCGTGCGAGTAATTATCGTTAACCTCCCAGTCTGCTATCATTGTCAGGATAAAAGGATAGTAGAGGAAAGCAAACGCCGCAAAAAAAATAATTGCCTGCACACCCAATTTTCCGTGTGTTGCATTCATCTGAAAAGGCTTCGTCATATTTCTTTCCCCGGCAGGTAATCCTGAAGTGTAACCATGACATCTTCCGCAAACTTTTTCACAAGCTCTTCAGTTTCCCGGATATTCTCTTCCCTGGTCGGCGCCATGATACGAATAAACGAGCCATCCCGGCGCTGCTTGAAGAGGGCATCCAGAACTGTATAGATTTTATCCCAGTACTCGGAATAAATTATTCTGCCTCGATTTTGAAACCAATACAACGTTATTTGCCGGTCAGCACCGTTCTGGATAATCATGGAATTTATGATGGATGATGGAGCGGATTGAGGCTGCAACCGGACAGTTGAGAGCTCAGCAATTCCCCAGCCACCCCCAGGAAGGCAGTTGCGCGGTGAATGGTATCCGCCGGTTACGCCAATGGAAGAAAAGTAACTTACATATAAATTCACAACTGTTCCATTTCCAGAAGCATAATTGTACTCGATGTAATCGTTTACACCCAGCATATCGATTGTTGGCTGCGACAGCGTCTTTGAACTGACAACCTTCCATTCTCCTATTTGCGTGGGGAACTGAGATAGAGGTTTTAGAATGGGAACATCTCTGACCGCTTGGCTAAGGTGTATCGCCAGGTATGTAAGACCGAACAAGAGCAGTATGATAGTTAAGCGAAACGAAGGCTTTAATTGCATGGTGATTTCCCAGCGACTCTTTTAATGTTCATCCGGTTAATAATCAAGTATTCCAACATAATTCGCTCAAGCCGATGTTGAGCTTAAGGAACACAAAAAAAACGGGCTGTAGTTGCAATTATCTCTTTTATGCTCTCCTCTTCATTTTTTTGTTTTTCGTTAAACTTCCTCAACTGTGTCAATCAACCAGTCACTCCCATCGGTCCAAAAACAAAATCGTTGAGCAATCTTTCCAGCCTCTGCCTGGTTTTGTGCAGGTTGTTGTAATGCCGGAATTTCGACAATTTCCCGGCATGGTTGAAGCGGGGCTGGCTCGGATCGATTTCCCAGGGATGGAGATAAAAAACAAAGGGCTTGCGCTCGTCGCTATTAATTTTTTTCAGGGCCATTTTCGTAAACCAGTAAGGGAACAGGCGGAAATAGCCGCCGCCGGCCACAGGAATTTTTCTTCCCAGGAAAAG from Desulfobulbaceae bacterium DB1 encodes:
- a CDS encoding glycosyltransferase; this translates as MKKTALPDKANFPVVTVVMPVYNEARFIEGTLRQLLTQEYPADRLEIIVVDGMSQDATREIVQRMAREHSQIKLLENPKKRSSAGRNIGFKAGSGEYFVVIDGHCFLPNNQLIRNIADCFEKSGADCLGRPQPLDPPGLTDFQKAVALARASRIGHGGDSFIYSDYEGFVSPTSNGAAYRRNVFEKVGYVDETFDACEDVEFNYRVEKAGLTCYTAPSLAVQYYPRESLSALFRQLCRYGQGRRRFVRKHPEALTFNQLVPLFFVLGLAAIIMVFVGVFITDTANVLAGVFIFPYLLYAGLILYFSADISVRNGWQYKFILPLIFFGIHFSLGWGFLKEIFIFRDFE
- a CDS encoding EpsI family protein, giving the protein MQLKPSFRLTIILLLFGLTYLAIHLSQAVRDVPILKPLSQFPTQIGEWKVVSSKTLSQPTIDMLGVNDYIEYNYASGNGTVVNLYVSYFSSIGVTGGYHSPRNCLPGGGWGIAELSTVRLQPQSAPSSIINSMIIQNGADRQITLYWFQNRGRIIYSEYWDKIYTVLDALFKQRRDGSFIRIMAPTREENIRETEELVKKFAEDVMVTLQDYLPGKEI
- a CDS encoding exosortase, encoding MNATHGKLGVQAIIFFAAFAFLYYPFILTMIADWEVNDNYSHGYFIPFISAYLIYEMRDELKKGRILPTNWGFVLIIIGLMQLVVAKIGSEYFLQRTSMIVVLFGAALFLAGKEFAKKIWFPLVYLFFMIPVPAIIWNKFAFPMQLFASAITEKVILALGIPIFREGNVLHLAQTTLEVVDACSGLRSLVTMFALSAVLAYMAKGTVIKKWLLFLAAAPIAVLANIIRLTGTAALAHRFGEGVAQGFLHDFSGWLVFVLGLMILIGFKSLLENKSNQNK